The genomic window ATCTTCTTCCAACTTCCGCTTAACAGTTGAGAGCAACTACCTGTGAGATTTTCATTTGAAGATAGATCCAAGTGCTGCAAGTTAGGTAGTTCCCCAAGGGCAAGTGAAATCTGCCCATATAACTTGTTAGAGCTTACATCAATGTATACAAGGTTGCTAAGGTTTAGAAGCCATATTGGGAACTTTGACTGGAAAGAGTTGCCACTGATGCTTATGACAGacaatgaagtaaaattgatAGAGTTTAGAGATGAAATGGAACCGGAGAGCCCACAATCTTGTAGGTGCAACTCTGTTAAAAATGAAAGCTTGTTGAATACTTCCATCCAGTGAGATCCTACCATTGATAGGTCGACATAGTTCAATTTGAGATGCCTTAAGGAAACAAGATTAGTCATCCATTCAAGGTGCTTAACAAATAATTGAGATTCATAGgaagaaagatcaagaaattgcAAATTAGAAAGGTTTCCCAAGGTTGGAGGAATTGCACCTttgaatccacaatttgataaGTTTAGATATTGTAAATTTCTCAAAGATCCGAAGAATTTAGGAATTGGGATATGCTCAAATGAGTTGCCACTCAAATCTAAAGATCTCAAAGATTTGAGTTCTATCAAAGAAGGTCGAATCTCCCCGCTTAAGTTCATTGAACTCCAAT from Vitis vinifera cultivar Pinot Noir 40024 chromosome 9, ASM3070453v1 includes these protein-coding regions:
- the LOC109123110 gene encoding receptor-like protein EIX1; the encoded protein is MEKISILGFLLVILCFITRDLACKGETLEGNCLRANREALLDFKNGLKDSSNNRLSSWIGGNCCQWEGIGCENNTGVVISIDLHNPYYLEEAYENWSSMNLSGEIRPSLIELKSLRSLDLSGNSFEHIPIPKFFGSLRNLQYLNLSNCGFKGAIPPTLGNLSNLQFLDLSSYESQLFVKHLEWMTNLVSLRHLKLNYVDLSMVGSHWMEVFNKLSFLTELHLQDCGLSGSISSLNSINFTSLSVISISGNSFQSKFPIWLLNLSNLVYIDVSSNKLYGQISLALGELPNLQHLDLSSNENLTGSCSQLLSGSWKKIEFLNLAINKFLGTFLA